DNA from Cyprinus carpio isolate SPL01 chromosome B3, ASM1834038v1, whole genome shotgun sequence:
gatggtggaccagcacctagaaaggacctctacagccctgaaagacagcggagaccaggacaactagagccccagagacagatcccctgtaaagaccttgacTCAGAtggccaccaggacaagaccacaggaaacagatgattctttctgtacaatctgactttgctgcagcctggaattgaactgctggtttcgtctggccagaggagaactggccccctgactgagcctggtttctcccaaggttttttctccattctgtcaccgatggagttttggttccttgccgctgtcacctctggcttgcttagttggagacaCTTAATAATATCCAGCGACTTTGTTgtcttgattgcacagatactatttaaactgaaccgagctggatgatgacatcactgaattcaatgatgaactgtctttgtgttttctattgtccttttgtgttattgacacactattttcctatttgatactgtaaagctgctttgacacaacctgtattgttaaaagcggtatatatataaaggtgacttgacttgaatagaAACAGTCTATGGATAATTTATGGATAGTTTACAAACTGCACAGCAATACCACCTCCCTTTATTTGTGGAATTGCAGAGGGGGAAATCTGGAAGCAGAACAGAAAATACTTAAGAGTCAGAATAGGGACATTTCTTCCTTAATGCAAAATTCCTAGCAATGACGAAACCATttcacacaaatgtaaacaatatcCAGCAAAAAAATTTTCATTCCAGCCTTTTATTCAACTCTTATCTTTTCCAACCCATTTATCTCCTTTACTCTGCAACTGTCTGAGTGCTTTTACAAGATGAACTTGATAAACCGCAGCAGGTTCAGTCCAGCTAGtcttgtttaaatataataaaaactctTCCTGGATCTTATAACAATTATCAACATTACATGTTTACTCTGAGCAAATGCTATCTGGTAAGTGCACTGACTTATTAGCATATTATTCCCAAGTTAGTCACTTGTTCTGTGATGAGCTGCCATTCTCCCGTGTCAACAGAGGATGCagccaaataaaaaaagtttgttgaagCCATTTGTATGTATATGAGGGTTAGCAGGAAAACTGAAGCCAGAAAAACTTCTTATGAAGATGATATACTGACACCGATAATGTGTTTCTGTTGTATTCAACAATGCTTTTAAATAAGAACTGTGACatcatttttctttcctttttatgcAAAACAATCTGCTTGAGAAAGCTGCGGAAAGTCCAGGCCAGTTTTCCCTGAGTGTTAATGGAAAACTGACCAGCAGTCAGTAACAGAGCTATATTTTGTATACACAATGCGTCTTTCTGTTCCTTTTTCTCATCCCGTCAGACTACCCTTATTTTCATGGTAATTTTAGCTTACATTTCTGCCTGAAGACATCATGACAAATAGAGTCAGCATTTTCAGTAAACAAGCTTCACTGCTCACATGCCATTCCATATTGTTTTCTCTTACTATTGACTTTTGAAAAAGGATTAGTCAAGACGacttaatttatcatttatttagcaATGAGTACTTATATGAAAAGCTTATAATTATAGGCCATTGGTATTTTGGTAGTTTTGGGAAGTGTTCATATAAAGTGTCATGAAATGTACACCGGATTTCTTCAGAAACAGGGCAACtgaatttcctttttttgtgtgtgtgtgtgtctgtgtgtgtgtgtgcattaaagTACCCATTAGGGTTATatctgttattataattattgtgtgtgtgtatatatatatatacccttttAGATACATATTAtgtgtaaatacatattttgttacTTACAGCCCATACACAGTAAATCATGTGCACATCTATACAGGTCTTCTGATTCTtgcttattgttgtttttatttttttattctacttACTTTTTAAgtcaatattttatgtatatgcaAGTACCCAGAGTTCCTGAAAGCCAAagcaaattccttgtgtgtttgtgcacacaaGCTCCTTCTGCATCGGATTATTATGTCTGTcttgtttaaaatgcatgttgtaaacgattttaatttttaattcaagtttatgagctaaaataaaattttactgcTACTTAGTAGCCTATCTGCTTGTAAAAGTTAAGCCGATAACATTAGCGCCTTCTTGTGGATAGACGTGTATTATCGTGACTAAAAGGAAAGTCAGAGCTATCGTGTCATAGCTTACGACTCGAATGTTATTCAGTATAGTCATGTTTCTGGGCACAAACAtgtcaaaataccataaaataacATAAGTTTGGTAATATCTGTTCATCAACAATAGGGAGGTGTTTTGTTAGGGAATACGTTTACAGTAAGGCGGCAGATCTGGAAGAGCACAGAGGGGGAGGGGAAGAGCATTTGAAGTACCAGGAATAGTATTACTGACAACCTACCCTTACTGGAACCCTAGTGAGGGCGGAGCTAAACTAGAACATGACTGGGATGCCACTACAAATAACAGAGGACTTCAGCACTGCAGAGTGAAGAAACACTAACTTCTCTGAACAAGACACCAGCTCGCTCAGCCAGCCGGAGTAGAGACAAACTACTTTGGATATTACTAAAAGTTCTCATCTACCAAAAGAGACTCAAAGGTAAGAGACACTTTCAGAGTCTTCTTTTGAAATTAGAGTATTTATaaagtgctttatacagtatagTTTATCTGTATATAATTTTAGGATTAAGCCTTACCTTATATACTTATTTAAACACATACAGCTTACATATGTATCTTGTTTATTACTGTAGGCTATGTATGAAGGACTAAGAAAAAGTAATGccaaaaaatcatgattttatcaagcttaaattaaaataattttatactagATTAAGTGTAACTTTACTACATGTACTTCAGTCTACAATGATACAGCATCACGTCTTAGTTTGATAACTGGCTTACTTTAACTGATACTTTAATATAGACATTTACTCCAATTCAGTTTTACTGAACGTACGTTTTCTGTGGTACTAATCTAAAATCTTTCATCTGTTGTCAGCTTTAAGAGGCTCACTCTTTCGCCGTAAGAGCTGCACACTGCGTTGTATTCCCGGCAGCTGGAGGTTTGTGCGTAGCGCCATGGTCACCCACAGCAAGTTTGACAACGCAATGAGCAGCAGCCTGTTTGATGCAAGCATGCGGCTGACGTCTCACCATTACAAGACCTTCAGCTCAAAGCTGCAGTTCCAGATGGTGCAGCACGCCGTCAGGATGCTCCAGGAGAGCGGATTCTACTGGGGCTCCATCAGCGGCAAAGACGCCAATCACCTGTTGAACTCGGAGCCCAGCGGGACCTTTCTGGTGCGAGACAGCTCAGACAACCGGCACTTCTTCACGCTCAGCGTCAAGACCGAGTCGGGCACCAAGAACCTGCGGGTGCAGTGTGACAACAAGTCCTTTTTCCTTCAGACGGACTCCAAGAGCATGCAGTCCGTGCCCCGCTTCGACTGCGTGCTGAAACTCGTCCATCACTACATGCCCTCGTCCAGAAGCTCTCTGTCCATCGGGAGCTCAAGGAACTCATACTACATCTACACGGGGGGCGAGAAGATCCCTCTGGAGCTGTTGAGACCCCTTCCTTGCATAATGTCCTCCCTGCAGCATCTCTGCAGGAAGACTGTCAATGGACATATAGACGTTTCCAGCAAAAGAGAGCAGCTGCCTCAACAGCTGAAAGACTTCTTACAAGAGTATGACGCTCCCATTTAAAGAGCTCTGCCTAGCGAAGAAATGAGAAGTGGTGAGAGAGCTAAAGCTAGGTGTAACTCGAGGTAAAGCTTGTTGGACCAAGAAGTATTGAGCTGTCCATGAGTACATGGAGTTTGCCAGTCAACCGTGTGCGGTCATGAGAACTTTCACTGATGCATTCTTTTGGGACTGATCTTGAAGCACCGTTCTTGCCATGACAGTCTCGATGAATGGACGTTTGTACTGTTTTCTGTACCAGTGCCAGTATCATAACCCACTCTGTGGGCACCAATCATTGCCTCTGCACTGCCCCGAATCTGTGAGCTCCACCAAGCAGGGAGATAGCGAGCCATTTAACAGAAATCAGCCGCTGCCGCCTTCTTCCaagtactgtaaatatttttgcCTTTCAGCAGAAAAAGGAAGAAGTCAGTTACAGCACAGCACTGAGGCATAGCAGACATGCCACTGAGAAATGCCTTCTGGAGTCAAAGCGGTTCCGATAAAACACTCCAGGACTGAACACAGATTGAGATGGACAAATGTTGATATTCTACTTGTACTTGAAAAACACTTTGGAACAAAATGTCTGTGTCAGGAGCAGTTCAAAGCAGACTGCTTGTTATTGAATGTATTAACATACATGAGTGTTTTGTGTCTACAGATCACCCATGTTTCACCTTGTCACACATGATGCTGTTTACAAACATGAAGATGACTTTAGATCGGTTATCTTTTGTATAGACATCTCAACCATGTTTTGatgttacatatttatatttataaaaacaagaaaacatttcagtaatttattaaagagcaatatttttgtaaaaatgaacTCCATGTCTCTGGGTTTTTCATTTCGCACAGTGTTTTACCTCAGATTCACACTGCAAAGGTATGAAATAGATCAAAATGTAGATGAATCAGCGTTGCCGGCGCCTATGATTCAGATTCCCGGAGCGCCGCGCCTGGAAGGGTTAAAGTTGATTCAGAGATATTCACTTTAGTGAGCGGGAATGTTTCCCCCACCCTTCGCCTTCTCTGACAAGGCTCTTCCAGTAAGACTTTGACTGATATAAGGAAGCTCTGGATTACagttaatgttttaaacagtATTTAAGAGAACAAATGTGGCTTAATATCTTGCATGCAGGAACAAATGAGCAGATTACATAAGAGAAGAAAAATAACTCATTGTTTCTGTGAATGATAATAAAGTTACATTTTCTATAATAAAGTGATCAGATTctatttacaaaacatatttaatataatacaactaGCCAAAGGTTCAAACACAACTACTTGTTCAtagttattactatttttaactaaaatggatgttgttttattttcttctcaatCAACTTCATTTCATACTTTTTAAACAGCATTGAGGGAGTTCATATGTATGCCACACACTTGATtcttcacatttcacaaaaaaaaaaaaaaaaaaaaatagatcaataaaaatcaaatgaatgctaaaaatattttattaaagaaactcatacacaaagacagtttatattaaattaaaattcaattaaacaGAAGCCATcggaaatattaaatattaatgcagtAAATGTTCAGtcctttaaatggtagtgtaagaGTAGAAAcagctgatctctctctctctctctctctcgctctctctttaaACAAGTGTAGCTTTACTTGGTAGAGACTGTGATAAAGGGGAAGAGGTGTGACTGCTGCAACTCTTTTGAACTCAGTCTTCTGGGAAACCAATCAGGTTTCTAAAGTCACACTGTGTTGTGGCATACCTAACAGGATTGGAATGTACTTCACACAgctggggagtgtgtgtgtgtgtgtgtgtgagtgagtttttCTGAGAATGTGTGATAGAGAGCGACTGTATTTATATGAGCAAGGCAATGTGCATGTGACAGTTGGTACATCACCAGAATCAATATGTTGTcacaatgaggaaaaaaattataatttatatctgaGTTCAGACCTTGATAGAGTTAAAGTTTAAGCCCTCTAGTGCTCCTCGCATGGCagtcaaaaatgacagaattttttttttattatttgtttacgtcaataaaatgaatgtactagtttgatattttgtattttcaggctattttatggtactaaattatatttatgcagtgGTTATAACCTATGTATCACATGTTAACCATTTTTGAAGCATATACCTGAAAATAAAATTCCCAACTTAAACTGTGGTAAATCATGAATGCTTTGAAGTTTGGTCACACTTTGAAGACACTTTGCAGATTAatgctgaagtaaaaaaaaaaaaatgtgaacgtAAAAGCAGTATAAGAGTTTATTGTTGTGAAAAGTGcacaaaaaaaattcccaaacAGTTCTACTTGTGTGCTACTCTGAGAAAATAAAAGCCATTCATCAAAagaagttatgttccaaatttgaggttgatatcaaCAAATGAGGACCATTTAATCTTTTTGAATCATctccttgttttttatttatttttgtgcatgttcGCATAGCAAGTGCCAAAGCCAAAGGAATGAATTTGTACTattccaatgaaaaaaataaaaaatagccgaATTGCTCCAGAGGTTAAGCTGCTGTTTATGAATTATAACTACAGTGGCCCATGCATGTTCAAGCTCAAACCTGAGCTTTGCTTGCATGCAGCACCAAATCATCCAGTTTCTTTAAAATGCTATAAATTTCATTCAACCCTTCAAGAAATATTACTGAGCTTGGCAATAATACACAGTTCAGGCCCATGGATTGAGTCAACAAAATGTCAAATTTGAAATAATGAGTTTTGGTCGCATGGGAAAAACTGTTTCACCACAGAGAAATTAGTTGCTTCTGACAAACAGGCACATTGTGTACTAAAAACCCTATGCCTTTTTCTTCTTCCTGCTATACTGATGTTTACAgtaaaacgagaaaaaaaaaacaacaaaaaaaaaaccttccttctCTCACAACACGTGAACTATAAGACTCTAAAGCAGGAAACAGTTTCGTACCAGCCACACAAAGGCGTGCAACCAGCTGCTGCTGCATGCATGTGCAGAACCAACTCATTTTTCTGCATTTACCAGAATTCACTGACAGTCTGTTGTTTAGGTGCAAATTCTTTCTGGTCTGGTAGTATTTGTTTTCTACATCCTCGTTGAtaatgttgcattaaaaaaataaaaataaaaaaaaataataatatatatatatatttttttacccgGATAGACGAGAATAAACATGAAACTATAAAACTAATATGCATTTGTATGAGTCAAGTCATAGTCATCATAAATCTGCCTCCCAAAGACCTTTGATATTagattagaaatatatttacataccgagacttttaaacatgtttaaatacaattttagtaaatttaatcaacaatcacaaagaaacaggtaacaaaaaaataaataaaataaaataaaataaaataaaataaaataaaataaaataaaataaaataaaataaaataaaataaaataaaataaaaattgaaaatttaaccAAAACACTTTCTTGTACAAAAGTACTAATCTTTGTTTTATGTAtggcattatttgtttatttattttgttgagtGTTAGGGTTGTGTTCAAATCTTTAACCCTGTGTGTGAGCTGTagcagtcatttttatttttattttagattgctGTGGTAAAACACAAAAGCTCCTTTCATCAGTTCTAATAAGGTTAATATCACATTTCAGTTCTAAGCCAGCTGCCAGCTTTTCCAGTGTACTCCATAATCAAATGTGAAATTCTCTAGTACCCGAGCGAATGATCATGTGATTCCACAGAACTTCTTTGTAATTGTGCAAGCCAGTGAGCTGTAATAGTAACGCGCCGTCACAAATACCTCACGCCTTCTCttgcttattcttttttttgctttcatatgGCATGTGCCACGCTGCTTTTGTCTTACCTGAGCTTAACGAGTGCCACCTTGACTGCATTCTTTTCTTTAGAAATAAGGAAGTTGTAGATCTACAGTGAAATGAAAAAACGAACGAAAGTCGATCTAGTGAGAGAAGGAAGTATATATGATGCTTAAAATTATTTCAGCTCAGCTATTTGGAAGTATGACATTATAATGATTCATTGACACTACTGAGGTCAAATATTAAGGAATTTACCTAAAACTACTCTGAAAAAAGAACTGCTTACATATTCATATGAATTACTTTTGTTATCAACTTCCAACCCGACTTTACAACAGATGTCATAACTTCCCAGAACACTTATCTCAGATgtctatgaaaataaaatgacgCCTTTATGGACTCTAAAGATAACCAATGCTTACGACATGAAAATATGTACTAAAATGAAAGACGTCGGTCTTGTTCAAAGGGACTGCCCCTTACAAGCACCTCATTGTCATTCTTCTCATTTTGCAGCTGTGGCTGCACTTTTCCAGTATGACGAAAGGGAAATGATGTAATCTCTATGCAGGGAAGATGCTTTTGTGAGAGGCTTTTCATCAACATTTCGAAAGTGCTCTCTGTGTTTAAACACGGTGACTGGTTACTCCCCTAAGGTGTATAATTTAAAGCACACTGTTACAAACAGACTCAGAATCCAACACAAATGCTTGTTTGGCATGTATCCGTGATACAGA
Protein-coding regions in this window:
- the socs3a gene encoding suppressor of cytokine signaling 3a encodes the protein MVTHSKFDNAMSSSLFDASMRLTSHHYKTFSSKLQFQMVQHAVRMLQESGFYWGSISGKDANHLLNSEPSGTFLVRDSSDNRHFFTLSVKTESGTKNLRVQCDNKSFFLQTDSKSMQSVPRFDCVLKLVHHYMPSSRSSLSIGSSRNSYYIYTGGEKIPLELLRPLPCIMSSLQHLCRKTVNGHIDVSSKREQLPQQLKDFLQEYDAPI